Proteins from one Saccharomyces eubayanus strain FM1318 chromosome XI, whole genome shotgun sequence genomic window:
- the MRPL13 gene encoding mitochondrial 54S ribosomal protein mL50 MRPL13, with amino-acid sequence MGIRQAERGRSTGMSSLLRVHCVGPFLKGLPPLTAAAKQTVRPIHTSSPNGDFMSWFKRKKQEEHKEPVKDTKQLIKDIEEGRAGASSKNKNRLELIPDNFIGDGPRRYKRKKELKHAISAAPFNQWLTRGKVTSENELDDVISQAMQKTLGNDDQNVQFPDLVAKFEFTKFLQAKSGYLISDYKLTTLTTPLQFKKYFMEKILPSVNDPALIFKEAEPNAIHPLSDNYASPNVYVVNDITPKEQKIKYDTIMREVQKLEDDATKKALETARSA; translated from the coding sequence ATGGGCATTCGACAGGCAGAAAGGGGACGTAGCACAGGTATGTCGTCACTGCTGAGAGTACATTGTGTTGGGCCGTTCCTAAAAGGCTTGCCACCGCTTACTGCTGCTGCTAAGCAGACGGTCAGGCCTATTCACACTTCTTCTCCAAACGGGGATTTCATGTCGTGGTTCAAGAGGAAgaagcaagaagaacacaAGGAGCCCGTTAAGGACACGAAACAGTTGATAAAGGATATCGAAGAGGGTAGGGCTGGAGCGTCTtccaagaacaagaatagATTGGAACTAATACCTGATAACTTTATTGGTGACGGTCCCAGACGGTATAAAAGGAAGAAGGAGTTAAAGCATGCCATTTCTGCTGCCCCATTCAATCAATGGTTGACTAGGGGCAAGGTCACTTCCGAGAATGAATTAGACGACGTAATATCGCAGGCAATGCAAAAAACGCTGGGCAACGATGACCAGAACGTCCAGTTTCCGGATTTAGTGGCCAAGTTCGAATTCACCAAGTTTTTGCAAGCGAAATCAGGCTATCTAATCTCAGATTATAAACTGACTACTCTAACCACTCCCCTACAGTTCAAAAAGTATTTTATGGAGAAAATTCTACCATCGGTTAACGATCCTGCActtattttcaaagaagctGAGCCTAATGCCATCCATCCACTTTCCGACAATTATGCTTCGCCAAACGTTTATGTCGTTAACGATATMACTCCCAAAGagcaaaaaattaaatatgATACTATTATGAGAGAAGTTCAGAAACTGGAAGATGATGCAACGAAGAAAGCCTTGGAAACAGCAAGATCTGCCTAG
- the MEH1 gene encoding Meh1p, translating into MGIVLSCCRDHGREENEALLREQQAGYGTQGNANDEYDAEQIRLKEQEQKLLAREQELRDIVANTNDKLIDISMINNSGIVIQGTDLQEALDKKEQEQGAGPREDDASAEEDDASGQSASSSRSTDAASRRAAPKSNTFTVLTSPDLAKISKEQLKKLHSRITSEIFSQSQVDKPGPLTVPF; encoded by the coding sequence ATGGGGATCGTCTTAAGTTGTTGCAGAGACCAtggaagagaagagaaCGAGGCCCTGCTGAGGGAACAGCAGGCAGGTTACGGCACACAAGGGAACGCCAACGATGAATACGATGCCGAGCAAATTCGATTGAAGGAGCAAGAGCAGAAACTGCTGGCTAGGGAGCAAGAGTTGAGGGACATTGTTGCTAACACTAACGACAAACTCATAGATATATCGATGATAAACAACAGCGGAATCGTTATTCAGGGAACAGACCTGCAAGAAGCCCttgataaaaaagaacaggAGCAGGGTGCAGGCCCGCGGGAAGACGATGCCAGTGCAGAGGAAGACGACGCCAGTGGACAATCAGCGTCCTCGAGCCGATCTACAGACGCAGCCAGTCGCCGCGCCGCTCCGAAGTCGAATACATTCACTGTACTTACATCTCCGGATTTGgccaaaatatcaaaggaGCAGCTAAAAAAACTCCACTCGAGGATAACGAGCGAGATTTTCAGCCAGTCGCAAGTAGACAAACCGGGCCCATTGACTGTCCCCTTCTAA
- the RSC4 gene encoding Rsc4p has translation MVVKKRKLTTESGGSEERPKYLPGKHPINQEKTPHVDYNAPINPKSELFLDDWHIPKFNRFISFTLDVLLDKYRDIFKDFIKLPSRKFHPQYYYKIQQPMSINEIKSRDYEYEDGPSNFLLDVELLTKNCQAYNEYDSLIVKNSMQVVMFIEFEVLKAKNLKRNYLINSEVKSKLLHYFNKLVDGTERRINQALLGSSSSSKSLDDKIKLSEPFMELVDKDELPEYYEIVHNPMALSIVKQNLEIGHYSKIYDFVIDMLLVFQNAHIFNDPSALIYNDATTLSNYFNHLMQKEFFPELQDLSERGEINLEFDKFEFENYLAIGGGPTATSALAISALDNDIEPESIREDLIDQADYDFNHFEGLGNGYNRSLLTDDYLLNPNNFKRSMSKPVTIIGAMPSEVKNEQLMTPEIEKTNPLESEQLKIPKYNIVKSIQREKQLLSEQHTMERKPYRLIQQIYIFSSKNLYSQATKPLPGSRPSCNQNWVEYIFNGNELSQNENAFSFILQPMQTFLTLQSHLSLSSKDSEIQLTINKEPVRSRNSNANNSLTQPQQQENNVTDNDTKQGIENLANISSNNEVVDDNNDKPNNNIPEIFDVRLSEGLNHLVFKCEDKNSNEAESMSFWINVLP, from the coding sequence ATGGTGGTTAAGAAGCGGAAGCTAACAACGGAATCCGGTGGTAGCGAAGAAAGGCCCAAGTACTTACCGGGGAAACATCCTATAAACCAAGAGAAAACCCCGCATGTGGATTATAACGCGCCAATAAACCCTAAATCTGAACTGTTTCTAGATGACTGGCATATACCCAAATTTAATAGGTTTATCAGCTTTACTTTGGATGTTCTCCTTGACAAATACAGGgacattttcaaagatttcattAAGTTACCAAGTAGGAAGTTTCATCCTCAATATTATTACAAAATTCAGCAGCCAATGTCTatcaatgaaatcaaatcaagaGACTATGAGTACGAAGACGGCCCCagcaattttcttttggatgTCGAGCTATTGACAAAGAATTGTCAGGCCTATAATGAGTACGATAGTTTGATTGTGAAAAACTCCATGCAAGTAGTTATGtttattgaatttgaagtATTGAAGGCCAAAAacttaaaaagaaactatttGATTAATAGCGAGGTCAAATCAAAATTGCTCCACTATTTCAATAAGCTGGTGGACGGTACTGAAAGGAGGATCAACCAAGCTCTACTAGgctcttcttcgtcttctaAAAGTTTAGATGACAAGATCAAACTAAGTGAACCATTTATGGAATTGGTCGACAAAGACGAACTACCCGAATATTATGAAATAGTACATAATCCAATGGCTTTATCGATTGTTAAGCAAAATCTAGAAATTGGTCACTACTCCAAAATATACGACTTCGTTATCGACATGCTATTGGTTTTCCAGAATGCTCATATCTTTAATGATCCAAGCGCTTTGATTTATAATGACGCAACAACTTTATCGAATTATTTTAACCATTTAATGCAAAAAGAGTTTTTCCCAGAATTACAAGACTTAAGTGAACGTGGTGAAATTAATTTAGAATTTGACAAGTTCGAATTCGAGAATTACCTAGCTATTGGTGGTGGTCCAACCGCAACGAGCGCATTGGCTATATCAGCTCTCGATAACGATATCGAACCAGAGTCAATACGTGAAGATCTCATTGACCAAGCAGATTATGACTTCAATCATTTCGAAGGTCTGGGTAACGGCTACAATCGTTCTTTATTGACAGATGATTACCTACTAAATCCAAATAATTTCAAGAGATCAATGTCTAAACCAGTTACCATTATAGGAGCAATGCCATCCGAAGtcaaaaatgaacaattAATGACTCCTGAAAtcgaaaaaacaaatcCTTTAGAAAGTGAGCAACTAAAAATCCccaaatataatatagTGAAGTctattcaaagagaaaagcaATTACTTTCGGAGCAGCATACTATGGAACGTAAGCCTTATAGACTAATACAACAAATTTACATCTTCTcgtcaaaaaatttgtatTCACAAGCAACAAAACCTTTGCCAGGTTCAAGACCATCGTGCAATCAGAATTGGGTAGAGTACATTTTCAACGGTAATGAATTGAgtcaaaatgaaaacgcTTTTTCCTTCATTCTACAACCCATGCAAACTTTTTTAACCTTGCAATCCCATTTGAGCCTATCATCAAAGGATTCAGAAATCCAATTAACGATTAATAAGGAGCCTGTTAGatcaagaaattcaaatgcAAATAACAGCTTAACACAACCTCagcaacaagaaaacaatgtTACTGATAATGATACAAAGCAAggtattgaaaatttggcAAATATTAGTAGTAATAATGAAGTTGTTGACGATAATAATGACAAAccaaacaacaacataccagaaatttttgatgttCGCTTATCAGAAGGATTAAATCACTTGGTTTTTAAGTGCGAAGATAAAAATTCAAACGAAGCAGAATCTATGAGTTTTTGGATAAATGTTTTACCATAA
- the FOX2 gene encoding bifunctional hydroxyacyl-CoA dehydrogenase/enoyl-CoA hydratase FOX2, with product MSEKLSFKDRVVVITGAGGGLGKVYALAYAARGAKVVVNDLGGTLGGSGHNSRAADLVVDEIKKSGGVAVANYDSVNENGEGIIQTAVKEFGRVDVLINNAGILRDVSFAKMTESEFASVVDVHLTGGYKLSKAAWPHMRSQKFGRIINTASPAGLFGNFGQANYSAAKLGLVGLGETLAKEGAKYNINVNSIAPLARSRMTENVLPPHILKQLGPEKIVPLVLYLTHESTKVSNSIFELAAGFYGQIRWERSSGQIFNPDPKTYTPEAILNKWEEITDFKDKPFNKTQHPFQLSDYNDLITKAKELPKNDQGSVKINSLRNKVVIITGAGGGLGRSHAHWFARYGAKVIVNDIKNPFTVVEEINKLYGEGTAIPDSHDVVTEASLIIQTATNKFQKVDILVNNAGILRDKSFLKMRDEDWFSVLKVHLFSTFALSKAVWPIFTKQKSGFIINTTSTSGIYGNFGQANYAAAKAAILGFSRTIALEGAKRGIIVNVIAPHAETAMTKTIFSEKELSNHFNASQVSPLVVLLASEELQKSSKKSINGQLFEVGGGWCGQTRWQRSSGYVSINEIIEPEEIKGNWQQITNFSSNTINPSSTENSSMAILQAVQKAHTSKDSSDGVFKFTSKDCILYNLGLGCTSKELKYTYENDPSFQVLPSFAVIPFMQATATLSMDNLVENFNYAMLLHGEQYFKLCAPRFPTSGSLKTVAKPLQVLDKNGKAAVVVGGFETYDVKTKKLIAYNEGTFFIRGAHVSPKKQITNGNRARFAIQPFKAPHGKAPDFEVEISTNKDQAALYRLSGDLNPLHIDPALAKAVKFPAPILHGLCTLGVSSKALFEHYGPYEEMKVRFTNVVFPGDTLKVKAWKEGAIVIFQTIDTTRNVVVLDNAAIKLSQAKSKL from the coding sequence ATGTCTGAAAAGTTATCCTTTAAAGACAGGGTTGTCGTAATTACTGGTGCTGGAGGAGGACTAGGTAAAGTTTATGCGCTAGCTTACGCAGCAAGAGGCGCTAAAGTGGTTGTTAATGATTTAGGCGGCACTTTGGGTGGTTCAGGACACAATTCGCGAGCTGCAGATTTGGTAGTGGacgaaattaaaaaatctGGCGGTGTTGCAGTAGCAAATTATGATTCCGTTAATGAAAACGGAGAAGGAATCATTCAAACTGCCGTTAAAGAATTTGGAAGAGTTGATGTCTTGATTAACAATGCTGGGATACTAAGAGATGTGTCTTTTGCAAAGATGACAGAAAGTGAATTCGCATCAGTGGTGGATGTACATCTGACTGGCGGCTATAAGCTTTCAAAGGCCGCTTGGCCTCATATGCGTTCTCAAAAGTTCGGCAGGATTATCAACACTGCTTCCCCAGCAGGACTATTTGGGAATTTTGGTCAAGCCAATTATTCTGCAGCTAAATTGGGGCTCGTTGGTTTGGGCGAGACCCTCGCGAAAGAGGGGGCTAAATATAACATCAATGTTAATTCAATCGCACCATTGGCAAGATCAAGAATGACAGAAAATGTCTTACCACCACATATCCTAAAGCAATTGGGACCAGAAAAAATTGTCCCATTAGTACTCTACTTAACGCATGAATCCACAAAAGTATCAAACTctatttttgaacttgCTGCTGGATTCTACGGACAGATTAGATGGGAAAGATCTTCAggacaaattttcaatcCTGATCCTAAAACGTATACGCCGGAAGctattttgaataaatgGGAAGAAATAACTGATTTTAAGGATAAACCATTTAACAAAACTCAACATCCGTTCCAACTCTCAGACTATAACGACCTTATTACTAAAGCTAAAGAATTGCCCAAAAATGACCAAGGCTCTGTCAAAATCAATTCGCTTCGCAATAAAGTTGTAATTATTACCGGCGCAGGAGGTGGTCTCGGAAGGTCACATGCTCATTGGTTTGCCCGCTACGGTGCAAAAGTGATTGTGAATGACATTAAAAATCCATTCACagttgttgaagaaatcaacaaaTTGTATGGCGAAGGAACAGCCATTCCAGATTCTCATGATGTAGTTACTGAAGCTTCGCTGATTATTCAAACTGCAACTAATAAATTTCAGAAAGTGGATATTTTAGTTAATAATGCTGGTATTTTGCGCGATAAatcctttttgaaaatgagaGATGAAGATTGGTTTTCCGTTTTGAAGGTTCATCTATTCTCTACATTTGCGTTATCAAAGGCAGTGTGGCCAATATTCACCAAACAAAAGTCAGGATTTATTATCAACACTACCTCTACCTCGGGAATTTATGGAAATTTTGGGCAAGCTAACTATGCTGCTGCAAAAGCCGCTATCTTAGGTTTCAGTAGAACAATTGCTTTGGAAGGTGCCAAAAGGGGAATCATAGTCAACGTTATTGCTCCCCATGCTGAAACCGCCATGACCAAAACTATCTTCTCAGAAAAGGAACTATCGAATCATTTCAACGCATCCCAGGTCTCTCCATTAGTTGTTTTATTGGCATCTGAGGAACTACAGAAAAgttccaaaaaatcaatcaaTGGTCAATTGTTTGAGGTTGGCGGTGGTTGGTGTGGACAAACTAGATGGCAAAGAAGCTCTGGTTACGTCTCTATAAATGAAATCATTGAACCGGAGGAAATTAAGGGAAATTGGCAGCAGATAACCAATTTTAGCAGTAACACCATTAATCCGAGCTCTACGGAGAATTCCTCAATGGCAATTTTACAGGCTGTACAAAAGGCACACACTTCAAAGGATTCCAGTGACGGAGTGTTCAAATTTACTAGCAAAGACTGTATCCTATATAACTTAGGACTCGGCTGTACGAGTAAAGAGCTGAAGTACACCTATGAAAATGATCCAAGCTTTCAGGTTTTGCCTTCGTTTGCTGTTATTCCGTTTATGCAAGCTACTGCTACATTATCCATGGATAATTTGGTCGAAAACTTTAATTATGCAATGTTATTGCATGGGGAGCAATATTTCAAGCTTTGCGCCCCAAGGTTTCCAACTAGTGGATCATTGAAAACAGTTGCTAAACCTTTACAGGTTCTCGATAAGAATGGTAAAGCAGCTGTAGTAGTCGGTGGTTTCGAAACTTATGACgtcaaaaccaaaaaactGATAGCGTATAATGAAGGGACATTCTTCATCAGAGGTGCACATGTATCCccaaaaaagcaaataacGAATGGAAACAGAGCAAGGTTTGCCATTCAACCATTTAAAGCACCACATGGAAAAGCACCAGATTTTGAGGTAGAAATTTCTACGAATAAGGATCAAGCGGCACTGTATAGGTTATCTGGGGATTTGAATCCGTTACACATTGACCCAGCATTAGCCAAGGCAGTAAAGTTTCCGGCACCAATCCTACATGGTCTTTGTACCTTAGGTGTTAGTTCAAAGGCATTATTTGAACATTATGGTCCATACGAGGAGATGAAAGTAAGATTTACCAACGTTGTTTTCCCAGGTGATACCTTAAAAGTCAAGGCTTGGAAAGAAGGTGCAATCGTTATATTCCAAACTATTGATACGACCAGAAATGTTGTTGTCTTGGATAACGCTGCCATTAAACTATCACAAGCAAAATCTAAACTataa
- the TOF2 gene encoding Tof2p codes for MWRLQIVLVPPSARDAILLLDANTTINDTSQQAFPMLQHIEDHITNSNNKSISNNDNDSSSVTSSSSRRMVQSNDGRDILNLLPNCKKFLHFTNDSNTLLQLSSEILTKVDKLYPDFNQAIEIVSLQDRHGCDLDSQFMIKDVFETDGIVLVILKDELDCNESQQVSVFQIGRQRKRINNNSPARRLSVTERKKKIPNEDLSSTPNKDSMHPVAKNSLRKNFINKSRVSTPLMNEILPVANSHEILNKEKAFVRASPVILVSNAHTDLPRNYSTDGETKVHEGDNNKENIPSYNEKQENRNTKSLEAETPDEQYNSSDDHDFEPTLDSSQQVSYDSIDTDFQLSNTSSTNSDMHMQHFKSPSMVRSPRKSSLEIKVQNKRSENLSPNDKDVSENYRRIENFSDEEDLNDMDNSHADSFVNNSKKASMNFRDVGSDLENVSFTSDINDAVQSTQTTKNAVSPSSSSKNNNRQNPKEAKEELFNLIENEFPDKSSVTISAKPREKSIKIQETIRILNRFKPIEDAKTQKKKSITESSFRKFPSTIGDKAQSNIPEDVHKSTKDNNKSIKVGRVKVKRMIVDAEAKVREFKKKRNMGNKSLKDIFANAGRTSKANSSIKVVKLTRDPVDNSKGKTETVLNSGLQVQNSDMASSLGPSKESTPEEVINRQTTPFSIPKTSSSNIAPHFKTIKVTRSNSSSSSSSSISSASSSDGSSADESHNRSSARNIQVRKLSLKTFHEPIRDSSDQRMSDVEGDYAKKYQTPKYIESDKDDE; via the coding sequence atgtggaGACTACAAATCGTTCTGGTACCGCCAAGTGCCCGGGATGCCATTCTGCTTCTCGACGCAAATACAACTATTAACGATACTTCTCAACAGGCATTTCCCATGCTTCAGCATATAGAGGACCATATTACgaacagcaacaacaaaagcatCAGCAACAACGATAACGATAGCTCTTCCGTGACTAGCTCATCTTCCCGTAGGATGGTTCAATCAAATGATGGTAGGGATATTTTAAACCTTCTCCCGAACTGCAAGAAATTTCTACATTTCACGAACGATAGTAATACCCTCTTACAACTTTCCAGTGAAATCCTAACTAAAGTTGATAAACTCTATCCCGATTTTAATCAAGCCATTGAAATCGTATCTCTACAAGATAGGCATGGTTGCGATCTGGACTCCCAATTCATGATAAAAGATGTATTCGAAACTGATGGAATCGTTTTGGTGATCTTAAAGGATGAGTTGGACTGCAATGAAAGCCAACAAGTTTCAGTTTTCCAGATAGGAAGACAGCGAAAAAGAATCAACAATAATTCACCGGCAAGAAGACTCTCAGTAActgagagaaaaaagaaaattccCAACGAAGACTTATCCTCTACACCAAATAAAGACTCTATGCACCCAGTAGCTAAGAACTCACTCAGGAAaaacttcatcaataaaTCAAGGGTCTCAACTCCTTTGATGAACGAAATTTTACCGGTTGCAAACAGTCACGAAATActgaataaagaaaaggctTTTGTACGAGCATCTCCGGTAATACTTGTCTCAAACGCACATACAGATCTACCAAGGAATTACAGCACTGACGGAGAAACTAAAGTGCATGAAGGTGataacaataaagaaaatataccCTCATATAATGAAAAGCAGGAAAATAGGAACACGAAATCGCTCGAGGCAGAAACCCCAGACGAGCAGTACAATTCATCAGACGATCATGATTTTGAGCCGACACTTGATAGTTCACAACAGGTTTCATATGACTCGATCGATACCGATTTCCAATTGAGCAATACCTCTTCTACAAATTCTGATATGCATATGCAACATTTCAAATCACCTAGCATGGTCCGTAGCCCCAGAAAGAGTTCTTTGGAGATTAAAgttcaaaataaaagaagtGAGAATTTGTCTCCGAACGATAAAGATGTGAGTGAGAATTATAGAAGAATagagaatttttcagacgaagaagatttgaatGACATGGACAACAGTCATGCAGATTCGTTTGTGAATAATTCCAAGAAGGcttcaatgaattttcGCGATGTTGGTTCTGACTTGGAGAACGTTTCTTTTACCAGTGATATTAATGACGCAGTTCAAAGTACTCAAACCACTAAGAATGCAGTTTCtccttcttcgtcatctaaaaataataacCGGCAAAACCCAAAGGAAGCGAAAGAAGAGCTGTTTAAtttgattgaaaatgaGTTCCCTGATAAATCCTCAGTTACCATCTCAGCCAAACCGCGTGagaaaagtataaaaatacaagaaaCGATTCGGATACTAAATAGATTCAAACCAATTGAGGACGCTAAgactcaaaaaaaaaagagtataACGGAGTCATCCTTCAGGAAATTTCCCTCGACGATAGGAGATAAAGCGCAATCCAATATTCCAGAAGATGTACACAAATCTACCAAAGACAACAATAAAAGTATAAAAGTTGGTAGAGTAAAAGTGAAACGAATGATTGTTGATGCCGAAGCAAAAGTCagagaattcaaaaaaaaaagaaatatggGGAACAAGTCTTTAAAGGATATCTTTGCTAATGCGGGAAGAACATCAAAGGCAAACTCAAGCATAAAGGTTGTTAAACTGACGAGGGATCCTGTTGATAATTCAAAGGGGAAAACAGAGACGGTTCTCAATAGTGGACTACAGGTACAAAATTCGGATATGGCGTCAAGTCTTGGACCATCTAAGGAATCGACTCCTGAAGAGGTGATAAATCGTCAAACAACACCATTCAGTATTCCAAAAACATCTTCCTCCAATATTGCACCACACTTCAAAACAATTAAGGTTACAAGGTCGAatagttcttcttcttcatcctcttccatttcttctgcatcttcttcagatgGCTCTTCAGCAGATGAATCCCATAATCGTTCTAGTGCAAGAAATATCCAAGTTAGAAAACTTAGCTTAAAAACGTTTCACGAGCCAATTCGAGATTCTTCTGACCAACGTATGTCAGATGTAGAAGGGGACTATGCAAAAAAGTATCAGACACCTAAATATATTGAGAGCGATAAAGATGATGAGTAA
- the FPT1 gene encoding chromatin-associated RNAPIII regulator FPT1, giving the protein MPNLETVYLYAGEEQPRVKLTCIKEGLALPQVIKFVHSIQEMYGIELQTSETITENLKIACAPPYLKPNCIPHFYILEYEEADDTFFIWKSDGRWQLNKVSALLYPDSDVNLVKNTSWRDVFQNDHRFKNYDKQSWLRQCLERMNEDLSKLNVDQFWSQFDKICHNIAKQQKNNDRFNMDLFNTFKNVVSMAILKTKVLSNKRLLTATLRDYHDSLKQKHHVRGRDSNSNVKESSSESLNINGPSTSMESGSRNFSPINSLSPSSLSTDDDTTPTDYVYKDLASKPSMEFMHSSATNDLIKSNFESYFKLMAEDYETFDLKAWSRQRPRKFQIVERKKIAKTPSSNRRPPKDGKISF; this is encoded by the coding sequence ATGCCCAACCTAGAAACCGTTTACCTGTACGCCGGTGAAGAACAGCCACGTGTGAAATTGACCTGTATCAAGGAAGGTCTCGCGCTACCGCAGGTTATCAAGTTTGTACATTCCATCCAGGAAATGTACGGCATAGAACTGCAAACGTCCGAGACCATAACGGAAAACCTGAAAATAGCCTGTGCTCCTCCGTATCTGAAGCCGAACTGTATCCCTCATTTCTATATCCTGGAGTATGAGGAGGCCGAtgatacttttttcatttggaaGTCGGACGGTCGCTGGCAACTGAACAAAGTTTCGGCCCTATTGTATCCAGACAGTGATGTCAATCTAGTCAAGAACACTTCATGGAGGGACGTTTTTCAGAATGACCACAGATTTAAGAACTACGACAAACAATCCTGGTTGCGACAATGCCTGGAAAGGATGAACGAGGACCTGTCAAAGTTGAACGTTGACCAATTCTGGTCTCAATTCGACAAGATATGCCACAACATTgccaaacaacaaaagaacaatgACCGGTTCAACATGGACCTTTTCAATACCTTCAAGAACGTGGTCTCCATGGCTATCCTAAAAACGAAAGTACTTTCGAATAAACGGCTTTTAACAGCTACTTTGAGGGATTACCACGACTCGCTGAAACAGAAACACCACGTTCGTGGCCGCgacagcaacagcaacgtAAAGGAAAGTAGTTCGGAATCTTTAAATATCAACGGCCCTTCCACCTCAATGGAAAGCGGCTCGAGAAACTTTTCTCCAATAAATTCTCTATCCCCGTCTTCCTTGAGTACCGACGACGACACGACCCCTACAGACTACGTATACAAGGACCTTGCATCCAAGCCAAGTATGGAGTTCATGCATTCAAGTGCTACCAACGATCTGATCAAGTCGAATTTCGAGAGTTATTTCAAGTTGATGGCTGAAGATTACGAAACCTTCGATTTGAAAGCGTGGTCGAGACAAAGACCTCGTAAGTTCCAGATtgtagaaagaaaaaaaatcgccAAAACCCCCTCCAGCAATCGTCGTCCGCCTAAAGACGGTAAGATATCCTTCTAG